One segment of Theobroma cacao cultivar B97-61/B2 chromosome 9, Criollo_cocoa_genome_V2, whole genome shotgun sequence DNA contains the following:
- the LOC18590711 gene encoding dof zinc finger protein DOF2.2 isoform X1, whose product MVFSSVPVYLDPPNWQQQTNHIQQGTGSENPQLPPPPHHVGAGAGSIRPGSMADRARLAKIPQPEVALKCPRCQSTNTKFCYFNNYSLSQPRHFCKTCRRYWTRGGALRSVPVGGGCRRNKKNKSSSSKSSASAEKQVGNSNSTSAGNIPSEITGHLPRQTPHLPFMASLQNFSQYGLGNIGLNFAGIQGQIGATSTGASGQAGMGFQIGTNSGMSSAIFSAEGTHHQQFPFFEPANGLYQFQSEGMEASSSMVGESQLLRSMSSSSRASQTAPVKMENNQGLNLSRQLLGVSENNQYWGGNNWTDNLSGLNSSNTNHLL is encoded by the exons atGGTTTTCTCATCTGTTCCAGTCTATTTAGATCCTCCCAACTGGCAGCAG CAGACTAATCATATTCAACAAGGGACTGGGAGTGAAAATCCTCAGCTTCCTCCACCTCCTCATCATGTTGGAGCTGGTGCTGGCTCCATTAGGCCTGGTTCCATGGCTGATCGAGCCAGGCTAGCCAAGATTCCACAGCCGGAAGTTGCCTTGAAGTGTCCAAGATGTCAGTCCACCAACACCAAGTTTTGCTATTTCAATAACTATAGCCTCTCACAGCCGCGCCACTTTTGCAAGACATGTCGGCGGTATTGGACTAGAGGGGGTGCCCTTAGGAGTGTTCCAGTAGGCGGAGGATGcagaagaaacaagaaaaacaaaagcagtAGCTCCAAATCCTCCGCTTCTGCAGAGAAGCAAGTTGGTAATTCAAATTCAACAAGTGCTGGTAATATTCCTTCTGAAATTACTGGCCATTTGCCACGGCAGACACCTCATTTACCCTTCATGGCttctttacaaaatttttctcAGTATGGTTTGGGAAATATTGGCTTAAACTTTGCTGGAATTCAAGGGCAGATAGGGGCAACAAGTACTGGTGCTAGTGGGCAAGCTGGTATGGGGTTTCAGATAGGAACTAACTCAGGCATGAGCAGTGCTATTTTTTCAGCAGAAGGAACTCATCATCAGCAGTTTCCTTTCTTTGAGCCAGCTAATGGTTTATATCAATTTCAAAGTGAGGGTATGGAAGCATCATCTTCCATGGTCGGAGAAAGCCAGCTTCTTCGTTCCATGAGTTCGAGCTCTAGGGCTTCTCAGACAGCTCCAgtgaaaatggaaaataacCAAGGGCTAAATCTATCAAGACAACTGTTGGGTGTTTCGGAGAATAATCAGTACTGGGGAGGAAATAATTGGACAGATAATTTATCAGGTCTCAACTCTTCTAATACTAATCACCTCTTATAG
- the LOC18590711 gene encoding dof zinc finger protein DOF2.2 isoform X2 — translation MVFSSVPVYLDPPNWQQTNHIQQGTGSENPQLPPPPHHVGAGAGSIRPGSMADRARLAKIPQPEVALKCPRCQSTNTKFCYFNNYSLSQPRHFCKTCRRYWTRGGALRSVPVGGGCRRNKKNKSSSSKSSASAEKQVGNSNSTSAGNIPSEITGHLPRQTPHLPFMASLQNFSQYGLGNIGLNFAGIQGQIGATSTGASGQAGMGFQIGTNSGMSSAIFSAEGTHHQQFPFFEPANGLYQFQSEGMEASSSMVGESQLLRSMSSSSRASQTAPVKMENNQGLNLSRQLLGVSENNQYWGGNNWTDNLSGLNSSNTNHLL, via the exons atGGTTTTCTCATCTGTTCCAGTCTATTTAGATCCTCCCAACTGGCAGCAG ACTAATCATATTCAACAAGGGACTGGGAGTGAAAATCCTCAGCTTCCTCCACCTCCTCATCATGTTGGAGCTGGTGCTGGCTCCATTAGGCCTGGTTCCATGGCTGATCGAGCCAGGCTAGCCAAGATTCCACAGCCGGAAGTTGCCTTGAAGTGTCCAAGATGTCAGTCCACCAACACCAAGTTTTGCTATTTCAATAACTATAGCCTCTCACAGCCGCGCCACTTTTGCAAGACATGTCGGCGGTATTGGACTAGAGGGGGTGCCCTTAGGAGTGTTCCAGTAGGCGGAGGATGcagaagaaacaagaaaaacaaaagcagtAGCTCCAAATCCTCCGCTTCTGCAGAGAAGCAAGTTGGTAATTCAAATTCAACAAGTGCTGGTAATATTCCTTCTGAAATTACTGGCCATTTGCCACGGCAGACACCTCATTTACCCTTCATGGCttctttacaaaatttttctcAGTATGGTTTGGGAAATATTGGCTTAAACTTTGCTGGAATTCAAGGGCAGATAGGGGCAACAAGTACTGGTGCTAGTGGGCAAGCTGGTATGGGGTTTCAGATAGGAACTAACTCAGGCATGAGCAGTGCTATTTTTTCAGCAGAAGGAACTCATCATCAGCAGTTTCCTTTCTTTGAGCCAGCTAATGGTTTATATCAATTTCAAAGTGAGGGTATGGAAGCATCATCTTCCATGGTCGGAGAAAGCCAGCTTCTTCGTTCCATGAGTTCGAGCTCTAGGGCTTCTCAGACAGCTCCAgtgaaaatggaaaataacCAAGGGCTAAATCTATCAAGACAACTGTTGGGTGTTTCGGAGAATAATCAGTACTGGGGAGGAAATAATTGGACAGATAATTTATCAGGTCTCAACTCTTCTAATACTAATCACCTCTTATAG